In Pieris napi chromosome 2, ilPieNapi1.2, whole genome shotgun sequence, the following proteins share a genomic window:
- the LOC125058582 gene encoding 60S ribosomal protein L18a — protein sequence MKAKGELNEYEVIGRKLPSDNEPKPPLYKMRIFSPDQIVAKSRFWYFLRQLKKFKKTTGEIVSIREIPEKSPIKIKNFGIWLRYESRSGVHNMYREYRDLSVGGAVTQCYRDMGARHRARAHSIQIIKVEVIKAAACRRPQVKQFHNSRIRFPLPKRVHQYKKLNTFAYKRPSTYFL from the exons ATGAAAGCTAAAGGCGAG ttGAACGAATATGAAGTCATTGGCCGTAAGTTGCCATCGGACAATGAGCCGAAGCCACCACTGTATAAAATGAGAATCTTCTCGCCAGACCAAATTGTAGCTAAGTCACGATTTTGGTACTTTTTAAGGCAACTGAAGAAGTTCAAGAAAACAACAGGAGAAATCGTTTCAATCCGG GAAATTCCAGAGAAAAGCCCTATCAAGATAAAAAACTTTGGTATATGGCTCCGTTATGAGTCTCGCTCTGGAGTACACAACATGTACAGGGAGTACCGCGACTTATCCGTTGGGGGAGCAGTGACACAGTGCTACCGTGACATGGGAGCTAGACACAGAGCTCGGGCACACTCTATTCAG ATCATCAAAGTGGAGGTCATTAAGGCAGCTGCCTGCCGCAGACCTCAAGTGAAGCAATTCCACAACAGCCGTATCAGGTTCCCCCTGCCAAAGCGTGTGCACCAGTACAAGAAACTCAACACCTTTGCGTACAAGAGGCCCAGCACCTACTTCTTGTAA